A section of the Pseudomonas sp. Q1-7 genome encodes:
- a CDS encoding 3-hydroxyacyl-CoA dehydrogenase, giving the protein MRIENSVFLVTGGSSGLGLATARELVGQGGKVVLVDINAEAGAASAGELGANARFVKADITREEDGRAAVAAALDAFGGLHGLVNCAGVAPAEKVVGRNGAHGLESFARTININLVGSFNMLRLAAEAMAQGQPNDEGERGVIINTASVAAFDGQIGQAAYSASKSGVVGMTLPIARELARSGIRVMCIAPGIFETPMMAGMPQEVRDSLGAAVPFPPRLGRPTEYAALVRHIVENTMLNGEVIRLDGAIRMAAK; this is encoded by the coding sequence GTGCGTATCGAGAATTCCGTTTTCCTGGTCACCGGCGGCAGTTCCGGCCTCGGCCTGGCCACCGCCCGCGAGCTGGTGGGGCAGGGCGGCAAGGTGGTGCTGGTGGACATCAACGCCGAAGCCGGCGCAGCCAGTGCCGGGGAACTGGGCGCCAACGCCCGCTTCGTCAAGGCCGACATCACCCGTGAAGAGGATGGCCGCGCGGCGGTGGCCGCCGCCCTGGACGCCTTCGGCGGCCTGCACGGGCTGGTCAATTGCGCCGGCGTGGCACCGGCCGAGAAGGTCGTCGGCCGCAATGGCGCCCACGGCCTGGAAAGCTTCGCCCGGACGATCAACATCAATCTGGTGGGCAGCTTCAACATGCTGCGTCTGGCCGCCGAAGCCATGGCCCAGGGGCAGCCCAACGACGAGGGCGAGCGCGGCGTGATCATCAACACCGCCTCGGTGGCGGCTTTCGATGGACAGATCGGCCAGGCCGCCTATTCCGCCTCCAAGAGCGGCGTGGTCGGCATGACCTTGCCCATCGCCCGTGAACTGGCGCGCTCCGGCATCCGCGTGATGTGCATCGCCCCCGGCATTTTCGAGACGCCGATGATGGCTGGCATGCCCCAGGAAGTCCGCGACTCCCTCGGCGCCGCCGTGCCCTTCCCGCCGCGCCTCGGCCGTCCCACCGAATACGCCGCGCTGGTGCGCCATATCGTCGAGAACACCATGCTCAATGGTGAAGTGATCCGCCTCGACGGCGCCATCCGCATGGCCGCCAAGTAA
- a CDS encoding acetyl-CoA C-acyltransferase, whose protein sequence is MNNDPIVIVSAARTPMGGFLGDFKDLSAAQLGAAVNRAALERAGLAADAVDEVLMGCVLQAGQGQAPARQSALGAGLPQGVVCSTVNKMCGSGMKTVMLGHDLLLASSADVVLAGGMESMSNAPYLLERARSGYRMGHGKVLDHMFLDGLEDAYDKGRLMGTFAEDCAQAYGFTREQQDAFAIASLTRAQKAMTEGRFTAEIVPVEAKSGRDLVTVSQDEQPPKARLDKIPTLKPAFREGGTVTAANSSSISDGAASLLLMRLSEAEKRGLTPLARIAGHASFAGAPNLFTTAPVGSIQRLLARTGWSLGEVDLFEINEAFAVVPMVAMRDLDISHDTLNVHGGACALGHPIGASGARVLVTLLNALTQYDLKRGVASVCIGGGEATAVAIERL, encoded by the coding sequence ATGAACAATGATCCCATCGTAATCGTCAGCGCCGCCCGCACGCCCATGGGCGGCTTCCTCGGCGACTTCAAGGACCTGAGCGCCGCCCAGCTCGGTGCCGCCGTCAACCGGGCCGCGCTGGAGCGCGCCGGGCTCGCCGCCGACGCGGTGGACGAAGTCCTCATGGGCTGCGTGCTGCAGGCGGGCCAGGGCCAGGCCCCGGCGCGCCAGTCCGCCCTTGGCGCCGGGCTGCCCCAGGGCGTGGTCTGCTCCACGGTGAACAAGATGTGCGGCTCCGGCATGAAGACCGTGATGCTCGGCCATGACCTGCTGCTGGCCAGTAGCGCCGATGTGGTGCTGGCCGGCGGCATGGAAAGCATGTCCAACGCGCCCTACCTGCTGGAGCGTGCTCGTTCCGGCTACCGCATGGGCCACGGCAAGGTGCTCGACCACATGTTCCTCGACGGCCTGGAAGACGCCTACGACAAAGGCCGCCTGATGGGCACCTTCGCCGAGGACTGCGCCCAGGCCTACGGCTTCACTCGCGAACAGCAGGACGCCTTCGCCATCGCCTCCCTGACCCGTGCGCAGAAGGCCATGACCGAGGGCCGATTCACTGCCGAGATCGTGCCGGTGGAGGCGAAATCCGGCCGCGACCTGGTGACGGTGAGCCAGGACGAACAACCGCCCAAGGCGCGCCTGGACAAGATTCCGACCCTGAAACCGGCCTTCCGCGAAGGTGGCACCGTCACCGCCGCCAACTCCAGTTCCATCTCCGACGGCGCCGCATCGCTGCTGCTGATGCGCCTGTCCGAGGCCGAGAAACGCGGCCTGACGCCGCTGGCGCGCATCGCTGGCCACGCCTCCTTCGCCGGGGCGCCGAACCTCTTCACCACCGCGCCGGTGGGGTCCATCCAGCGCCTGTTGGCGCGTACCGGCTGGAGCCTGGGCGAGGTGGACCTGTTCGAGATCAACGAAGCCTTCGCGGTGGTGCCGATGGTGGCCATGCGCGACCTGGACATTTCCCACGACACGCTCAACGTCCACGGCGGCGCCTGCGCCCTGGGCCACCCCATCGGCGCTTCCGGCGCGCGGGTGCTGGTGACCCTGCTCAATGCGCTGACTCAGTACGACCTCAAGCGCGGCGTGGCGTCGGTGTGCATCGGCGGCGGCGAGGCGACCGCGGTCGCCATCGAGCGCCTGTAA
- a CDS encoding acyl-CoA dehydrogenase family protein, with the protein MIPNEDEIQIRDMARQFAQERLKPFAESWDREHRFPAEAIREMAQLGFLGMLVPEAWGGAATGHLAYAMALEEIAAGDGACSTIMSVHNSVGCMPILKYGSEEQKQRFLRSLAEGSMIGAFALTEPQAGSDASDLRTRARRDGDHYVLNGAKQFITSGSHAGMVIVFAVTDPQAGKKGISAFIVPTDTPGYQVVRVEDKLGQHASDTCQIQLDEVRIPASLRLGEEGEGYRIALSNLEGGRIGIAAQSVGMARAAFEAARDYAHERKTFGKPIIEHQAVAFRLADMATQIAVARQMVHHAASLREAGMPCLTEASMAKLFASEMAEKVCSAAIQTLGGYGYLKDFPVERIYRDVRVCQIYEGTSDVQRMVIARSL; encoded by the coding sequence ATGATCCCCAACGAAGACGAAATCCAGATCCGCGACATGGCGCGGCAGTTCGCCCAGGAACGGCTGAAACCCTTTGCCGAGTCCTGGGACCGCGAGCACCGTTTCCCCGCCGAGGCCATCCGCGAGATGGCCCAGCTGGGCTTTCTCGGCATGCTGGTGCCGGAAGCGTGGGGCGGTGCGGCCACCGGTCACCTGGCCTACGCCATGGCGCTGGAGGAGATCGCCGCTGGCGATGGCGCCTGCTCCACCATCATGAGCGTGCACAACTCGGTGGGCTGCATGCCCATCCTCAAATACGGCAGCGAGGAGCAGAAGCAGCGCTTCCTGCGCTCGCTGGCCGAAGGCAGCATGATCGGCGCCTTCGCCCTCACCGAGCCCCAGGCCGGCTCCGACGCCAGCGACCTGCGCACCCGCGCCCGCCGCGACGGCGACCATTACGTGCTGAACGGTGCCAAGCAGTTCATCACCTCCGGCAGCCACGCGGGCATGGTGATCGTCTTCGCCGTCACCGATCCGCAAGCCGGCAAGAAGGGCATCAGCGCCTTCATCGTCCCCACCGACACCCCCGGCTATCAGGTGGTGCGGGTGGAGGACAAGCTCGGCCAGCATGCGTCGGACACCTGCCAGATCCAGTTGGACGAGGTGCGCATCCCGGCGTCCCTGCGCCTGGGTGAGGAGGGCGAGGGCTATCGCATTGCCCTGTCCAACCTCGAAGGCGGGCGCATCGGCATTGCCGCACAGTCGGTCGGCATGGCCCGCGCGGCCTTCGAGGCGGCGCGGGACTACGCCCACGAGCGCAAGACCTTCGGCAAACCGATCATCGAGCACCAGGCGGTGGCCTTCCGCCTGGCCGACATGGCCACCCAGATCGCCGTGGCGCGGCAGATGGTCCACCACGCCGCCAGCCTGCGGGAAGCCGGCATGCCCTGCCTGACCGAAGCCTCCATGGCCAAGCTGTTCGCCTCGGAAATGGCCGAGAAGGTCTGTTCGGCGGCCATCCAGACCCTGGGCGGCTACGGCTACCTCAAGGACTTCCCGGTGGAGCGCATCTACCGCGACGTGCGTGTGTGCCAGATCTATGAGGGCACCAGTGACGTGCAGCGCATGGTGATCGCGCGCAGCCTTTGA
- a CDS encoding enoyl-CoA hydratase-related protein: protein MTYQTLLVEQAGAVGLVTLNRPDALNAINSQLIDELNQALDTFERDAAIGCVLITGSTKAFAAGADVKEMAPLCFPGTYLDDFLGRWDRVAQRRKPIIAAVAGHALGGGFELALMCDFIIAADNARFGLPEVKLGVIPGAGGVQRLTRLVGRAKAMEMLLSGRSMDAAEAERSGVVARVVPVGELLEQALDSAKRIAAQSRTAVMMLKECVNRVDEGSLGEGLRFERRMFQAVFATPDQKEGMGAFIDKRKPAFGR, encoded by the coding sequence ATGACCTACCAGACCCTGCTGGTGGAGCAGGCCGGCGCCGTCGGCCTGGTCACCCTCAATCGCCCCGACGCGCTGAATGCCATCAACAGCCAGCTGATCGACGAGCTGAACCAGGCGCTCGACACCTTCGAGCGCGACGCCGCCATCGGCTGCGTGCTGATCACCGGTTCCACCAAGGCCTTCGCTGCCGGCGCCGATGTGAAGGAAATGGCGCCGCTGTGTTTCCCCGGCACCTACCTGGACGACTTCCTCGGCCGCTGGGATCGGGTCGCCCAGCGGCGCAAGCCGATCATCGCCGCCGTCGCCGGCCACGCCCTGGGCGGTGGCTTCGAGCTGGCGCTGATGTGCGACTTCATCATCGCCGCCGACAATGCACGGTTCGGCCTGCCGGAAGTGAAGCTGGGGGTGATCCCCGGTGCCGGCGGCGTGCAGCGCCTGACCCGTCTGGTGGGGCGCGCCAAGGCCATGGAGATGCTGCTCAGCGGCCGCAGCATGGACGCCGCCGAGGCCGAGCGCAGCGGCGTGGTGGCGCGGGTGGTGCCGGTGGGTGAATTGCTGGAGCAGGCCCTGGACAGCGCCAAGCGCATCGCCGCGCAATCGCGCACGGCGGTGATGATGCTCAAGGAGTGCGTCAACCGGGTGGACGAAGGCTCACTCGGGGAGGGCCTGCGCTTCGAGCGGCGGATGTTCCAGGCCGTGTTCGCCACCCCGGACCAGAAGGAAGGCATGGGTGCCTTCATCGACAAGCGCAAGCCGGCGTTCGGGCGCTGA
- a CDS encoding LysR family transcriptional regulator, translating to MNLNKVDLNLFIVFDAIYTEANLTRAGQIVGITQPAVSNALARLRETFNDPLFVRTAQGMVPTPMAQNIIGPVRNALQLLRVSVQESRTFNPAQANKTYRISMTDLTETVILPPLFQRLRRLAPTVQIESFLAKRRETTKELAAGRLDFAVDAPLNTDPQVRHVKLMEDRYVCAMRRGHPLAKDKISLDEYLSLSHIHISSRRSGLGYVDLSLGKMGIQRKVTLRSQHYLMASTVLHGTDLAITVPERFARRQDLHYVDLPVNDVPSLETHLYWHESTDQDPANRWMREQIIEICQQVTAQEQKERA from the coding sequence ATGAATCTGAACAAGGTAGACCTCAACCTCTTCATCGTCTTCGACGCCATCTACACCGAGGCCAACCTGACCCGCGCCGGCCAGATCGTCGGCATCACCCAGCCCGCCGTTTCCAACGCCCTCGCCCGACTGCGCGAAACCTTCAACGACCCGCTGTTCGTGCGCACGGCCCAGGGCATGGTGCCCACGCCCATGGCGCAGAACATCATTGGTCCGGTTCGCAATGCCCTGCAGCTGCTGCGCGTTTCGGTGCAGGAAAGCCGCACCTTCAACCCGGCCCAGGCGAACAAGACCTACCGCATCAGCATGACCGACCTCACCGAGACGGTGATCCTGCCGCCGCTGTTCCAGCGCCTGCGCCGCCTGGCGCCGACCGTGCAGATCGAGAGCTTCCTGGCCAAGCGCCGGGAAACCACCAAGGAACTGGCCGCCGGCCGCCTGGACTTCGCCGTGGACGCACCACTCAACACCGACCCCCAGGTGCGCCACGTGAAGCTGATGGAGGACCGCTACGTCTGTGCCATGCGCCGCGGCCACCCGCTGGCCAAGGACAAGATCAGCCTGGACGAATACCTGTCGCTGTCCCACATCCACATCTCCAGCCGCCGCAGCGGCCTCGGCTACGTGGACCTGTCACTGGGCAAGATGGGCATCCAGCGCAAGGTCACCCTGCGCTCGCAGCACTACCTGATGGCTTCCACGGTGCTGCATGGCACCGATCTGGCCATCACCGTTCCCGAACGCTTCGCCCGCCGCCAGGACCTGCACTACGTGGACCTGCCGGTGAACGATGTGCCCTCCCTGGAAACCCACCTCTACTGGCACGAGAGCACCGACCAGGACCCGGCCAACCGCTGGATGCGCGAGCAGATCATCGAGATCTGCCAGCAGGTGACGGCGCAGGAGCAGAAGGAAAGGGCGTGA
- a CDS encoding acyl-CoA dehydrogenase, giving the protein MDFAYSPKVQELRERVTAFMDAHVYPAEPVFEQQVAEGDRWQPTAIMEELKAKAKAEGLWNLFLPESEYGAGLTNMEYAPLAEIMGRSLLGPEPFNCSAPDTGNMEVLVRYGNEAQKRQWLEPLLRGEIRSAFAMTEPGVASSDATNMEARAERQGDEWVINGRKWWTSGACDPRCKVMIFMGLSNPDAPRHQQHSMILVPTDAPGVKILRPLPVFGYDDAPHGHAEVVFENVRVPYENVLLGEGRGFEIAQGRLGPGRIHHCMRSIGMAERALELMCKRAVSRTAFGRPLARLGGNVDKIADSRMEIDMARLLTLKAAYMMDTVGNKVAKSEIAQIKVVAPNVALRVIDRAIQIHGGAGVSNDFPLAYMYAMQRTLRLADGPDEVHRAAIGKYEIGKYVPREMLRSSH; this is encoded by the coding sequence ATGGATTTCGCCTATTCCCCGAAGGTCCAGGAACTGCGTGAACGCGTCACCGCATTCATGGACGCCCATGTCTATCCGGCCGAGCCGGTATTCGAGCAGCAGGTTGCCGAGGGCGACCGCTGGCAGCCCACTGCGATCATGGAAGAACTCAAGGCCAAGGCGAAGGCCGAGGGGCTGTGGAACCTGTTCCTGCCGGAGTCCGAGTACGGCGCCGGCCTGACCAACATGGAATACGCCCCGCTGGCGGAGATCATGGGCCGCTCCCTGCTGGGTCCGGAGCCCTTCAACTGCTCCGCGCCGGATACCGGCAACATGGAAGTGCTGGTGCGCTACGGCAACGAAGCACAGAAGCGCCAGTGGCTGGAGCCGCTGCTGCGCGGCGAGATCCGCTCCGCCTTCGCCATGACCGAGCCGGGCGTGGCTTCGTCCGACGCCACCAATATGGAAGCCCGTGCCGAACGCCAGGGTGACGAGTGGGTGATCAACGGCCGCAAGTGGTGGACCTCCGGCGCCTGCGATCCGCGCTGCAAGGTGATGATCTTCATGGGCCTGTCCAACCCCGATGCGCCGCGCCACCAGCAGCACTCGATGATCCTGGTGCCCACCGACGCGCCCGGCGTGAAGATTCTCCGCCCGCTGCCGGTGTTCGGTTACGACGACGCGCCCCACGGCCACGCGGAAGTGGTCTTCGAAAATGTCCGCGTACCTTACGAGAACGTGCTGCTGGGCGAGGGCCGTGGCTTCGAAATCGCCCAGGGCCGCCTCGGCCCGGGTCGAATCCACCACTGCATGCGCTCCATCGGCATGGCCGAGCGTGCCCTGGAACTGATGTGCAAGCGCGCCGTCAGCCGCACCGCCTTCGGCCGGCCGCTGGCGCGCCTGGGCGGTAACGTCGACAAGATCGCCGACTCGCGCATGGAAATCGACATGGCCCGCCTGCTGACGCTGAAGGCCGCGTACATGATGGACACCGTGGGCAACAAGGTGGCCAAGAGCGAGATCGCCCAGATCAAGGTGGTGGCGCCCAATGTCGCCCTGCGGGTGATCGACCGTGCCATCCAGATCCACGGCGGCGCCGGCGTCTCCAACGACTTCCCGCTGGCCTACATGTACGCCATGCAGCGCACCCTGCGCCTGGCCGACGGCCCGGACGAAGTGCACCGCGCGGCCATCGGCAAGTACGAGATCGGCAAGTACGTGCCCCGGGAAATGCTGCGCAGCAGTCATTGA
- a CDS encoding TerC family protein → MAALQAFLTADFLGTATWLWLVFLGIVLALLVFDLGVLHRDQHEIEMRESLLLYGGYFSVGVLFGVWVWFELGAQSALEFYTGFLVEQSLSMDNVFVMAMIFGFFAIPRRYQHRVLFWGILGVVVLRALMIGLGSALVKEFDWILYVFGAFLLFTGVKMLFARQEAHPDLANNPVLKFIRRHIRVTDDLHGSHFFVRLKQAGESKAVLYATPLFLALVLIELADLVFAVDSVPAIFAITQDPFIVYTSNIFAILGLRALYFALAALMHRFVYLKYALALVLVFIGGKIFLHGFIGKIPPLLSLGVTFGLLAGGVLLSLLKTRDRPAQRSGDLEKHG, encoded by the coding sequence ATGGCAGCTCTACAGGCATTTCTCACCGCCGACTTCCTCGGCACCGCCACGTGGTTGTGGCTCGTCTTCCTCGGCATCGTCCTCGCCCTGCTGGTCTTCGACCTCGGGGTGCTACACCGTGACCAGCACGAAATCGAGATGCGCGAAAGCCTGCTGCTCTATGGCGGCTACTTCAGCGTCGGCGTGTTGTTCGGTGTCTGGGTATGGTTCGAGCTGGGCGCCCAGAGCGCCCTGGAGTTCTACACGGGCTTCCTGGTGGAACAGTCGTTGTCCATGGACAACGTGTTCGTCATGGCGATGATCTTCGGCTTCTTCGCCATCCCCCGCCGCTACCAGCACCGCGTACTGTTCTGGGGCATCCTCGGCGTGGTGGTGCTGCGCGCCCTCATGATCGGGCTGGGCAGCGCCCTGGTGAAGGAATTCGACTGGATTCTCTACGTGTTCGGCGCCTTCCTGCTGTTCACCGGCGTGAAGATGCTGTTCGCCCGGCAGGAAGCGCACCCTGACCTCGCCAATAATCCGGTATTGAAGTTCATCCGCCGCCACATCCGGGTGACCGATGACCTGCACGGCTCGCACTTCTTCGTGCGCCTGAAGCAGGCTGGCGAGAGCAAGGCCGTGCTCTACGCCACCCCGCTGTTCCTCGCCCTGGTGCTGATCGAGCTGGCCGACCTGGTGTTCGCGGTGGACAGCGTCCCGGCGATCTTCGCCATCACCCAGGACCCCTTCATCGTCTACACCTCGAACATCTTCGCCATCCTCGGTCTGCGCGCCCTGTACTTCGCCCTGGCGGCACTGATGCACCGCTTCGTCTACCTGAAGTACGCCCTGGCGCTGGTCCTGGTTTTCATCGGCGGCAAGATTTTCCTGCACGGTTTCATTGGCAAGATTCCCCCGCTGCTGTCCCTTGGCGTAACCTTCGGCCTGCTTGCTGGCGGCGTGCTCCTGTCCCTGTTGAAGACCCGCGACCGCCCGGCCCAACGCTCGGGAGACCTGGAAAAGCATGGCTGA
- a CDS encoding phosphate ABC transporter substrate-binding/OmpA family protein, translating into MPRALTASDKDLWGRALSMLLLGFVCYAFPWSVFAAQPETILRIQGSNTLGAKLGPALVKGMLEEQGLRAVHQTPGDRENEVHILAHDAQGREVQVELAAHGSSTGFTALKDGSADLAASSRPIKDAEAQDLSVFGDLRSQYAEQVVAIDGLAIILHPANPLRMLTTVQLAAVFAGEVKTWEELGGKGGAIHLYARDDQSGTYDTFKELVLARQGKSLAAGAQRFESNDKLSAAVSADPQGIGFVGLASVNQARPLAIADGDSQAMPPDAELIATEDYPLSRRLFFYIKPGEQNRWAKALVQFAQSPGGQALVASSGFVAQQVQAIKVQAQQDMPESYRALAGSAQRLSVNFRFQEGNASLDNKALRDVQRVLDYLKQNDKLQQKVVLVGFGDPKADPQRAELLSKLRAMAVRRELAKGGVSLRDVTGLGDELPVAANTATEGRIRNRRVEVWVY; encoded by the coding sequence ATGCCGCGCGCCCTGACCGCCAGCGACAAGGACCTCTGGGGCCGTGCCCTCAGCATGTTGCTGCTCGGTTTCGTCTGCTATGCCTTTCCCTGGTCTGTATTCGCCGCCCAACCGGAGACCATCCTGCGCATCCAGGGCTCCAACACCCTGGGCGCCAAGCTGGGACCGGCACTGGTCAAAGGAATGCTGGAAGAACAAGGCCTGCGCGCCGTCCACCAGACGCCGGGGGATCGCGAGAACGAGGTGCACATCCTCGCCCACGACGCCCAGGGTAGAGAGGTACAGGTGGAGCTGGCGGCCCACGGTTCATCGACCGGTTTCACTGCCCTCAAGGACGGCAGCGCGGACCTGGCCGCCTCTTCGCGCCCGATCAAGGATGCGGAGGCCCAGGATCTTTCCGTCTTCGGCGATCTGCGCAGCCAGTACGCCGAGCAAGTCGTCGCCATCGATGGCCTGGCCATCATCCTGCATCCGGCCAATCCGCTGCGCATGCTGACCACCGTACAACTCGCCGCCGTGTTCGCCGGCGAGGTGAAAACCTGGGAAGAGCTTGGCGGCAAGGGTGGCGCGATCCACCTCTACGCCCGTGATGACCAGTCGGGTACCTACGACACCTTCAAGGAGCTGGTGCTCGCCCGTCAGGGCAAGAGCCTGGCCGCGGGCGCCCAGCGCTTCGAGTCGAACGACAAGCTGTCTGCCGCCGTCAGCGCCGATCCGCAGGGCATCGGCTTCGTCGGCCTGGCGTCCGTCAACCAGGCGCGCCCCCTGGCCATCGCGGATGGCGACTCCCAGGCCATGCCCCCGGATGCCGAACTGATCGCCACCGAGGACTACCCGCTGTCGCGCCGCCTCTTCTTCTATATCAAGCCAGGTGAGCAGAATCGCTGGGCCAAGGCCCTGGTCCAGTTCGCCCAGAGCCCGGGGGGCCAGGCACTGGTGGCCAGCAGCGGTTTCGTCGCCCAGCAGGTTCAGGCGATCAAGGTGCAGGCTCAGCAGGACATGCCGGAAAGCTATCGCGCCCTGGCTGGCAGCGCCCAGCGTCTGTCGGTGAACTTCCGCTTCCAGGAAGGCAACGCCAGCCTCGACAACAAGGCCCTGCGCGATGTGCAGCGGGTGCTGGATTACCTGAAGCAGAACGACAAGCTGCAGCAGAAGGTGGTGCTGGTGGGCTTTGGCGACCCCAAGGCGGACCCGCAACGCGCCGAGTTGCTGTCCAAGTTGCGCGCCATGGCCGTGCGCCGCGAGCTGGCCAAGGGTGGCGTGAGCCTGCGGGATGTGACCGGCCTGGGTGATGAGTTGCCGGTGGCGGCCAATACCGCCACCGAGGGACGGATTCGTAATCGCCGCGTGGAAGTGTGGGTGTATTGA
- a CDS encoding YegP family protein, whose protein sequence is MSGWFELRKNTSGTWRLRLKAADAQTLLDTGVYEDRAAAEEAMALFRENCVKEERYVRRIDTGGKNYFKLRAANKDIIARSHLYDSEPTLEQAIATIMRVGATQQVKEA, encoded by the coding sequence ATGAGTGGTTGGTTCGAGCTGCGTAAGAACACGTCGGGCACCTGGCGCCTGCGTTTGAAGGCGGCCGACGCGCAAACCCTGCTGGATACCGGCGTCTATGAAGACCGCGCCGCTGCGGAAGAGGCCATGGCCCTGTTCCGCGAGAACTGCGTAAAGGAGGAGCGCTACGTGAGGCGCATTGATACGGGCGGCAAGAACTACTTCAAGCTGCGGGCGGCCAACAAGGACATCATTGCCCGCAGCCACCTCTACGATTCCGAGCCCACACTGGAACAGGCCATCGCAACCATCATGCGGGTCGGCGCGACCCAGCAGGTGAAGGAAGCCTGA
- a CDS encoding alpha/beta hydrolase: MNRLIFTFLAFLSSVVSVNAGDETYVKGARLDDYMRLQSKNSPHARYYYGEDKGNNFLDLYVPAEIDEKKSAVVVIHGGCWDSEYEGFAQAGDVVDYFLGKGYVVFNLEYTAADIGGGYPKTYDDVSNALLKVSSVLEDKKLSNSGISLIGHSAGGHLAVWAASGGTESHTEEYLEKVKIKQAVGLGAILDLGLAEEACPNIARFGGVGRIAGANMALTSPILMGNNSPVKLVNGSKDSIAPPKYAEAYSRKRNSGSVSYRVVPDATHYDLMTSKSGVLDIVLDMMRSK, encoded by the coding sequence ATGAATAGGTTGATTTTTACTTTTCTGGCATTTCTTTCTTCAGTTGTATCGGTGAACGCCGGTGATGAGACTTATGTGAAGGGCGCGAGGCTTGATGACTATATGCGCTTGCAGTCAAAAAACTCTCCGCATGCCAGATATTATTATGGGGAAGACAAGGGTAATAATTTTCTTGATCTTTATGTGCCGGCTGAAATTGATGAGAAAAAGTCTGCCGTGGTTGTCATCCATGGCGGGTGCTGGGATTCAGAATATGAAGGTTTTGCGCAGGCGGGCGATGTTGTAGATTATTTTCTCGGCAAGGGGTACGTCGTTTTTAACCTGGAGTATACCGCGGCGGATATCGGTGGTGGATACCCCAAAACATATGATGATGTCTCTAATGCCTTGCTGAAGGTAAGTTCTGTTCTGGAAGATAAGAAGCTGTCCAATTCAGGGATTTCACTGATTGGGCACTCTGCGGGTGGTCATCTGGCCGTATGGGCTGCTTCGGGAGGTACTGAGTCTCACACGGAAGAGTATCTGGAGAAGGTAAAGATAAAGCAGGCTGTCGGGTTGGGAGCTATATTGGATCTTGGTTTGGCTGAAGAAGCTTGTCCTAATATAGCTAGGTTTGGTGGAGTGGGTAGAATTGCGGGTGCCAATATGGCTTTGACTTCTCCGATTTTGATGGGCAACAACTCCCCCGTTAAGTTGGTGAATGGATCAAAAGATAGTATTGCGCCGCCTAAGTACGCAGAGGCGTATTCTCGCAAGAGGAACAGTGGCTCTGTAAGTTATCGGGTTGTTCCGGATGCTACCCACTACGATCTGATGACTTCAAAGTCAGGTGTTCTTGATATCGTTTTGGATATGATGCGTTCGAAGTGA
- the xthA gene encoding exodeoxyribonuclease III — MKIVSFNINGLRARPHQLEALIAKHQPDVIGLQETKVADEQFPEAEIRQLGYHVHYHGQKGHYGVALLSRQEPLSLFKGFPNDDEEAQRRFIYGTFADAQGNPVTVMNGYFPQGESRDHPVKFPAKARFYADLQVLLEQQFQPSQPLVVMGDINISPEDCDIGIGEENRKRWLKTGKCSFLPEEREWLDRLKSWGLVDSFRHLNPEVSDRFSWFDYRSRGFEDNPKRGLRIDVILASQPLQARLKDAGIDYDLRGMEKPSDHAPIWLELA, encoded by the coding sequence ATGAAGATCGTTTCTTTCAATATCAATGGCCTGCGGGCGCGTCCCCACCAGCTCGAAGCGCTGATCGCCAAGCACCAGCCGGACGTCATCGGCCTGCAGGAAACCAAGGTCGCCGACGAACAGTTCCCGGAAGCCGAAATCCGCCAGCTCGGCTACCACGTCCACTACCACGGCCAGAAGGGCCACTACGGTGTCGCCCTGCTCTCCCGCCAGGAACCGCTGTCGCTGTTCAAGGGGTTTCCCAATGACGACGAAGAGGCCCAGCGCCGCTTCATCTACGGCACCTTCGCCGACGCCCAGGGCAACCCGGTCACCGTGATGAACGGTTACTTCCCCCAGGGCGAAAGCCGCGACCATCCGGTGAAGTTCCCCGCCAAGGCGCGCTTCTATGCCGACCTGCAGGTACTGCTCGAACAGCAGTTCCAGCCGAGCCAGCCGCTGGTGGTGATGGGCGACATCAACATCTCGCCGGAAGACTGCGACATCGGCATCGGCGAAGAGAACCGCAAGCGCTGGCTGAAGACCGGCAAGTGCAGCTTCCTGCCGGAAGAGCGCGAGTGGCTGGACCGCCTGAAGAGCTGGGGCCTGGTGGACAGCTTCCGTCACCTCAACCCCGAGGTGAGCGACCGCTTCAGCTGGTTCGACTACCGCAGCCGCGGCTTCGAGGACAACCCCAAGCGCGGCCTGCGCATCGACGTCATCCTCGCCAGTCAGCCGCTGCAGGCGCGCCTCAAGGACGCCGGCATCGATTACGACCTGCGGGGCATGGAAAAACCATCGGACCACGCGCCGATCTGGCTGGAACTGGCGTGA